The Oncorhynchus tshawytscha isolate Ot180627B linkage group LG05, Otsh_v2.0, whole genome shotgun sequence genome includes a window with the following:
- the si:ch211-212d10.1 gene encoding granzyme-like protein 2 produces the protein MGIPLNLGTLVLMLIFYSEVHAGRIYGGKEAVPYSRPYMVLLERATTNILKPKNCAGFLVREDFVMTAAHCNGRSIKVKLGVHNVQQESAQEIFVKKAFPHPHYDNEEHDNDIMLLKLEKNVLVTDRVRPIGLPQTEDEEVPKDCLVSGWGFNIRGVNKGSSVLLDLNVTLVASQVCSDNHAFCSSGLNGPAQGDSGSPLVCNGVAYGVVSCSIDKLYIYTRIPDYLDWITNTMNN, from the exons TGCATGCAGGGCGCATCTATGGGGGCAAGGAGGCCGTGCCTTACAGTAGACCCTACATGGTCCTCCTGGAGAGGGCTACCACCAACATCCTGAAGCCCAAAAACTGTGCTGGCTTTCTAGTGAGAGAGGACTTTGTGATGACTGCTGCCCACTGCAATGGGAG ATCCATTAAGGTCAAGCTGGGAGTCCACAACGTGCAACAGGAAAGCGCTCAGGAAATATTTGTGAAAAAGGCATTTCCACATCCACATTATGATAATGAAGAACATGATAATGATATCATGCTACTCAAG CTGGAGAAGAATGTGCTTGTCACCGACCGTGTGAGACCCATTGGCCTCCCGCAGACAGAAGATGAGGAGGTGCCCAAGGACTGTCTGGTGTCAGGCTGGGGCTTCAATATCAGGGGAGTAAACAAAGGATCCTCTGTGCTACTGGACCTCAACGTGACACTGGTTGCGAGTCAAGTATGCTCAGACAACCATGCGTTCTGCTCTTCAGGACTAAATGGACCTGCTCAG GGAGACTCCGGAAGTCCATTGGTCTGTAACGGTGTGGCCTATGGGGTGGTGTCCTGCTCTATAGACAAACTCTACATTTACACGCGCATCCCTGACTACCTGGACTGGATCACCAACACCATGAATAATTGA